A window of Oscillatoria salina IIICB1 contains these coding sequences:
- a CDS encoding helix-turn-helix domain-containing protein → MKFTYQYRLLPTTDQKITLNRWLRVCRFWFNRQLGERFQWWEQNRCAVNSCPLICYLPEFKEKPNYYSQKKQLPLLKKDMVTVQWSKEKLN, encoded by the coding sequence ATGAAGTTCACCTATCAGTACCGACTATTACCAACGACAGACCAAAAAATCACCTTAAATCGGTGGTTAAGAGTATGTCGTTTTTGGTTTAATCGGCAATTGGGTGAACGTTTTCAATGGTGGGAGCAGAATCGATGTGCCGTTAATTCTTGTCCTCTTATTTGCTATCTTCCTGAATTCAAAGAAAAACCCAATTACTACTCACAAAAAAAGCAGTTGCCTCTTCTCAAAAAAGACATGGTAACTGTTCAATGGTCAAAAGAGAAATTAAACTGA